AGTGGGATATATGTATAACTCTACAGGCAGAGCCATGTAACACATGTATACTCGAGTAGGTAGTATTTGTCCATCAAAGGTAAGTATAACTGTACCAGTATTTACAAATTGACTACTGTCATTGACAaacatttttctttttattcttCTTATTTTGATAATTGGTCCACAACCAATTGGCAAGTTGATAGAAGTCAGTACTTCATCATCAGTCAAATCAAGGGGTACACCTTTAATTACTCCCATGCGAGTGACACTGAATGTTGGGACGAAAGCATTGTATTTGTTTTTACCTAAGTTGTCATTACTTAGGAAGTTGTTGGCATCAGTGTGTGTAGCAAATGAAATACTGACTCTATTTCTGCCTATTCTCTTTAAACTGCCATTCACAACACCTTGGATGTTATTTTGTCGCATAAAGCGACCAAAAGTTATGGGATGGAGAGTTGTGCCATCACTGCTGGCTTCTCTTTGAACATGAACAACAAAAGGAGCAATGTCAGACTGTTGGTAGCGGACGCGGCCAACAGGCACATGAGTCGGTGGGACATTATTAGTATTTGAACTTTCAGAGTTTGCATTTACAATGGGAACGGGATTCGGTTTTTCAGTTGGTTGTGGATTAGTATGAAcattatcttttttgttttgaactttaattTCATCAGCACACACACAAtccgtacttttattttttcctgACCCAGATTTGCGTTTCCTTTTATTGCAATTCGTACACATTCGCGAAAGTATTTTCCTTTTTAAAGTTATGTCTGAGGTATTGGATACAGACGCATCAGTATCCATTGATGATTCAAGTGCAGATATAAGATAATCCATAGGAGTGTTCGACCCTGAGGGAACTGTTCCCCCAGGGTCAGGGGGCTTAGCGTCCCCCATAAAAATTACATAGAATTAGTACTTACCAATCAATATATACACCTAACTACTAAATATAGTCAAAAACTAAAGCTAAATCTACAAATATATACACAATATACAACTCCAATCCTTTAAAATAGAATTTCAAAAACTTTAGTTACGAAAACTGCGTCCGCCGCGACCGAAGTTTCCCGCCCTTTTTCATAGTGGATGTTTTTCTGTTATCTGTAACATAGACGTATATTGTCTATACCTAGCTTGAGACAGACGGATGACGGACGGAATTTTCTCGGCTTCCGTACGGAATaacgctccgcgcacacggatgcaacagttgcacggcgacattttttgtctctgtcgtgcgtCCTAGGAGTgacgacattttttgtctctgtcgtcactcctaggacgcacgacagagacaaaaaatgtcgccgtgcaactgttgcatccgtgtgcgcgggcccaggctccgcgcacacgggcgacaaaactgttttgtctccgtcgctcggtctatgggctagtatgaaggtgcgcacacgaggcgacgcaacttttcatacaaatacgacggagacaaaacagttttgtctcccgtctgtggggggcctTAGGAAGTCCAATGAAAATTATGTGCCCATTCTGAATGTAGCCAGTATGCCGATTATGACTGATTTTCAATTGTGCGGTTTACTTTGGTGCATCTTTGGTGATTAAATAATGTCCACGTTTTTTTACTAcataaatgaattatgaatgGTGTAGCACTGCCTTTATGACTTTCCGCTAAAAAAAGATACCGATCTTGTTCTTGAAAGGAATATAGTCTATGAatttatttgacataaaaaaataaggtaGGAGGATAATGTACTCGGTTTCTGTTTTTcttattttcgtatttttttttgttgaacgTAAGCTATAAATTCGTCTCCTCTTGTAATCTTAAACTTTTGCTGTAGACATTTATCTGACTTTCATGATAAGGTCAAAACCTATTGTGAAACTATAAAGTGATCACGCATTATGTCGAGTGCGGATCGGATTGATTTTGAAATGGAAGTCGAAGTCGAGAGTGCATCGTCGGGGCCCGCGGCGGAGCCCCCTAATCCAACGTCGCCGTCAGCGCCAATTCCAGCTGCAGACAACAAGAGCGTGGTAGTTACCACTGCAACGTCTGGTTCCGTTACCGTATCCCTTCACCCATTAGTCATTATGAATGTTTCCGAACATTGGACTCGACTTCGAGCACAAGAGGGCTCTCCACAAactggtaaaataaaataaatgttgttattttacattatttcgtTATGACAATGATGCAACCTCACTTTAACCTCAAAGCTAACAACTTCCTaaacattattattgttattaaaataacaaagtTTTTGTACTAGCCAGCTCATTCAACTGTTATCCATAGGTTGATTACCCAATTACTGTtacctgttatataatattcACCTTATATCAGCTACTACATTAAAATTACCAATGTTACTATGGAAAATTCTGCTACTTAATGGATGGGTTGGTTGGTGTTATAGCAAATTATTACACATAgtgtatatttttgaaatgtttattattattttataaatgcaataatataattttacttTTGATTTATGTTTTTACAGTAATTGGAGCTCTTATTGGGAAGCAAAAAGGTCGTAACATTGAAGTTATGAATTCATTTGAACTGGTGTTCAGTGTGATTGAGAATGACATTATTATAGAGagagattattataatttaaaagaaGAACAATGTAAGTAACTCAAATGTTTTCTTATAGTTTTAGCCCATTGCTGCCATAACATAAAATCagaaaattaaacattttaaaacatgcTTACAGCTGTCCTGAGCAGCTAAGCTGATTGAAAGAACTCTAGAGGCTTTAAAATTCATGTAAAATTCttagactgattttttttaaccTAAAACATTATCGTATTAATTTCAATGGAAATAtttgtatgtacttatataGAGTGTCTAACAGTAACCAGCAGGATTGGTTTTCATTTGATCACTACAATGGCAACAGGCTGAGTCCACATAAATtaaatttcttttaattttgtttacagTTAAACAAGTATTTTCTGACATGGACTTCCTGGGCTGGTACACCACAGGGGACACTCCCACAGAGCGGGACATTGCTGTGCACAGGCAAATCTGTGACATCAATGAATGTCCTGTTATGCTAATGTTAAACCCAGCTGGACGAAATGGTGATGTGAGTGATTTTCTATTCAATAAGgtgtaacaatttttttttaatgttggtTTCTACTGTAATCTGTAGTATTGCGAAGGTTTCCAGTTCAGAGTGTGATAGTCAATGTGTTAATTATAATTTCTCTAAAAATTATTCAATCTCCCCACTAAACCCTTTGAATTGGAAGCTACTCAAAttaaaaacgcagtaagtcacattctatacatttttctcttcatcgacagatgaagatacaagtttttttcaaagtagtgataTGTTGGTTTTGTAAAAGCtagtgtaaaaatattttataccatgcacgaaataaagcatcagcaTAAGAGCAGAAGCATCAGacaaatataagaaaaacatagatagaagttatttttaaatccaatttctatttaataagtcagaaATAAAGTAACCGAGTTGACTGTGACATCACTCAatttgatttcatattaatCCCATATTAACAAGACATTGAAAttggttttgacagttcttaaaaagaagctgatttgactaggaggcaggTAGCCTATATAAGGTGACATATTTTGATTGCTAATGCGAATTATAATTTGACTGCGAGTAGGTACCAATGATTTTGTATGAGGATGAAAACAAGGTTTGTGTTGCTGGCAGTATATGTGTTAATAATTTTTAGGCACCaaactttattaattaatttcaattatagtttaaattcaattttaagcATGTTTTAAATATCTTGAACATTGCTGAGCCAatagtttaaattaaaattatttctgtatctgaatttttttcaaaatctgcTCATATGTTTTTCAAGCAATATTGATGAGGGTATCTTTTTATAATGCTATTTTGCTATGAATCTATTGTTAATAGTTATAATTAAAGGTGTATGTGAAACATTGACTTCAAACTATATGATTaaaggccagttgcatcaaccacagttaataGTCAACGTCACTCGGCAGGCGACAggcggtttggtgcaactgaccctaagTGCATAATTTTGCTCTGCAATGGCTATAAAGTTGGTTGTTTTGTATTTTCACCTTAACCATTTGCGGTCTTCGTGATTGTTCGCCCATTCAGTGAGCGTATTACTTTCGAAGTGCTATTTATTTGCACTGCTGTAGCTCCTTATTAATTTTAAGATTGCTCTTGAAATATATCTCCattcaaaaatactttgaaacattgtgtatatgtatattgtGTCGTTGCTACTCCTTCATTATTCATGGCTATTGTGTTTGTTACAGCAACTTCC
This genomic stretch from Leguminivora glycinivorella isolate SPB_JAAS2020 chromosome Z, LegGlyc_1.1, whole genome shotgun sequence harbors:
- the LOC125240963 gene encoding COP9 signalosome complex subunit 6, with the translated sequence MSSADRIDFEMEVEVESASSGPAAEPPNPTSPSAPIPAADNKSVVVTTATSGSVTVSLHPLVIMNVSEHWTRLRAQEGSPQTVIGALIGKQKGRNIEVMNSFELVFSVIENDIIIERDYYNLKEEQFKQVFSDMDFLGWYTTGDTPTERDIAVHRQICDINECPVMLMLNPAGRNGDQLPVVLYESVIDVVQGRATMLLAPLTYTLAAEEAERIGVDHVARVSSGEAALNSLVAEHLTAQRSAIKMLVSRVRAVLATVRAIRDGALPPRPGLLREARALANRLPLLTSQQFRTHFYHQCNDVALMTYLGTITKGCNAINQLVNRFNVLYDRQGMGRRMRGLFF